A window of the Chloroflexus sp. Y-396-1 genome harbors these coding sequences:
- the moeB gene encoding molybdopterin-synthase adenylyltransferase MoeB: protein MNEVMLSNEEIARYSRHLIMPEVGMAGQRRLKQGSVLLIGTGGLGSPLALYLAAAGVGHIGLVDFDVVDASNLQRQIVHGTSTVGIAKTESAKRRLQDLNPYIEITTYETRITSQNALDLMRPYDVIVDGTDNFPTRYLTNDACVLLGKPNVYGSIFRFEGQATVFSTRDGGPCYRCLYPEPPPPGLVPSCAEGGVLGVLPGVIGTIQATEVIKLLTGIGEPLIGRLLLYDALSMRFRELKLRRNPSCPVCGDHPTITELIDYEQFCGIVPEEQTLSNQFEITPRELAEWLERPDRPFLLDVRNPYEVAIASIPSTDKLIPIDQLPERINELDPSREMVVYCRSGARSGRAVELLKSVGFRKVKNLVGGILRWADEVDPSLPKY from the coding sequence ATGAATGAGGTAATGCTCTCAAATGAAGAGATTGCCCGTTATTCACGTCACTTAATCATGCCCGAAGTAGGGATGGCCGGACAACGACGGCTCAAACAGGGGAGTGTGCTGTTAATCGGTACCGGTGGTCTCGGTTCACCACTGGCCCTCTACCTGGCCGCGGCCGGTGTTGGGCATATTGGCCTAGTTGATTTCGATGTTGTGGATGCCTCTAATCTCCAGCGTCAGATTGTCCACGGCACGAGTACGGTGGGGATAGCGAAAACTGAGTCGGCCAAACGACGGCTGCAAGACCTCAATCCGTACATCGAAATCACCACCTATGAAACAAGAATTACCTCACAAAATGCGCTTGATCTGATGCGCCCATACGACGTGATCGTTGACGGTACCGATAATTTTCCGACCCGGTATCTCACCAACGATGCCTGTGTGCTGCTTGGGAAGCCAAATGTTTACGGTAGTATTTTCCGCTTTGAAGGGCAGGCAACCGTCTTTTCAACTCGTGATGGCGGGCCATGCTACCGCTGCCTCTACCCTGAACCACCACCACCGGGGCTGGTGCCGAGCTGCGCCGAAGGCGGCGTTTTGGGCGTTCTTCCTGGGGTCATTGGCACAATTCAGGCCACAGAAGTGATAAAATTACTAACGGGTATTGGCGAGCCATTGATCGGACGCCTGCTACTCTACGATGCGCTAAGCATGCGCTTCCGTGAGTTGAAACTGCGTCGCAATCCGTCATGCCCAGTCTGCGGTGATCATCCGACGATCACCGAGCTAATCGACTACGAACAGTTTTGTGGCATTGTGCCAGAGGAGCAAACGTTGTCCAACCAGTTTGAAATCACGCCGCGCGAACTGGCAGAATGGCTTGAACGACCAGATCGGCCTTTCTTGCTCGATGTACGCAATCCGTATGAGGTGGCAATTGCCTCTATTCCCAGTACCGATAAGCTGATCCCAATTGATCAGTTGCCCGAACGGATCAACGAGCTTGACCCATCACGTGAAATGGTCGTCTATTGCCGTAGTGGGGCACGCAGCGGGCGTGCAGTAGAATTGCTCAAGTCGGTCGGGTTTCGCAAGGTGAAAAATCTCGTTGGTGGTATCCTGCGCTGGGCTGATGAGGTTGATCCATCGTTACCGAAATATTAA
- the gcvPA gene encoding aminomethyl-transferring glycine dehydrogenase subunit GcvPA — MTHYIPITDADRQEMLQAIGVEKIEDLFTDVPAGYRFPPLELPPPLSEPELMAELNRLSEANAHARRYSIFLGAGAYNHFVPAAVDQILRRGEYYTAYTPYQPEISQGTLQAIFEYQSLICALTGMEIANASHYDGATALAESAIMALNVLRNRRKIVVARSVHPQYRAVLRTYLQGLDVTIVGDETPAATIADAVAQVDDQTALLIVQNPDFLGRLHDLRGLGAQVQARGALLAVHFDPIALGLFQTPAEAGADIATGEGQPLGLGLAFGGPYLGIFTTRQKYVHKIAGRIVGVTKDVDGRMAYVLTLRAREQDIRRERATSNICTNQGLMALASAVYMSLMGKRGMRKVAEITYHRAHYAARRIADLPGYRVLADQPFFREFVVQCPRPVAEINAALREQGIIGGYDLSNDEPHMGNAMLVAVTEMNTPAEIDRFVAALAAAA, encoded by the coding sequence ATGACTCACTATATTCCGATCACTGATGCTGATCGTCAAGAGATGTTACAGGCAATCGGTGTTGAGAAGATCGAAGACCTCTTTACCGATGTGCCGGCCGGTTATCGCTTTCCACCACTTGAGTTACCACCACCGTTATCAGAACCCGAATTGATGGCAGAGCTCAACCGGCTGAGTGAAGCGAATGCCCATGCCCGTCGCTACAGTATCTTCCTTGGCGCCGGTGCTTACAATCACTTCGTTCCAGCAGCCGTAGATCAGATTCTGCGTCGTGGCGAGTATTACACGGCCTACACCCCATACCAACCGGAGATTAGCCAGGGGACATTGCAGGCAATCTTTGAATATCAGAGTTTGATCTGTGCCCTGACCGGGATGGAAATTGCCAACGCTTCGCATTACGATGGTGCAACTGCGCTGGCCGAATCGGCCATTATGGCCCTCAATGTGTTGCGAAACCGACGCAAGATTGTGGTTGCCCGTAGTGTACATCCCCAGTATCGGGCCGTGTTACGCACCTATCTACAGGGTCTGGATGTAACGATTGTCGGTGATGAAACCCCCGCTGCAACGATTGCCGACGCTGTTGCCCAGGTCGATGACCAGACCGCACTGCTAATCGTGCAGAACCCAGATTTCTTGGGCAGATTGCACGATTTACGTGGCCTGGGAGCGCAGGTACAGGCGCGAGGAGCACTGCTAGCTGTGCATTTTGATCCCATCGCATTGGGATTGTTCCAAACCCCTGCCGAAGCTGGCGCCGATATTGCTACCGGTGAGGGACAGCCGCTAGGGTTGGGATTGGCATTTGGCGGGCCGTATCTCGGTATCTTTACCACGCGCCAGAAATATGTACACAAGATCGCGGGTCGGATTGTAGGCGTCACGAAGGATGTCGATGGCCGAATGGCTTATGTGCTCACCCTGCGAGCACGTGAGCAAGATATTCGCCGCGAGCGGGCGACCAGCAATATCTGCACGAATCAGGGCTTGATGGCACTGGCCTCAGCAGTGTATATGTCCCTGATGGGTAAGCGCGGTATGCGCAAGGTAGCTGAGATCACATACCACCGCGCCCATTATGCAGCGCGGCGCATTGCTGATCTACCCGGTTACCGTGTGCTTGCCGATCAGCCGTTCTTCCGTGAGTTCGTGGTGCAATGCCCTCGTCCAGTAGCCGAGATCAACGCAGCGCTGCGCGAACAGGGTATCATCGGTGGCTACGATCTGAGCAACGATGAACCACACATGGGGAACGCAATGCTGGTTGCCGTGACCGAGATGAATACACCGGCGGAGATAGATCGCTTCGTAGCAGCACTGGCCGCAGCCGCTTGA
- the gcvPB gene encoding aminomethyl-transferring glycine dehydrogenase subunit GcvPB — protein MNNEEPPIFTYSQPGKIGVNLPAVGVEPAPLPEHLLRQDDLAGFPELTEPEVIRHFTRMSQRNYAIDTGFYPLGSCTMKYNPKLHEEAARLPGFAAAHPLQDEELSQGALQLMYELQNYLAEISGFAAVSLQPAAGAQGELTGILVFRAYHLERGDTQRTEILVPDSAHGTNPATAAMAGLKVVELKSDARGNVDLNDLKAKLSPRTAGMMLTNPNTLGLFEEHIVEICRLVHEAGGLMYGDGANFNAILGIAKPGELGFDFMHYNLHKTFTTPHGGGGPGSGAVGCTAELAPFLPGPRVRQRDDGRYEFFTPEKSIGRMKAFHGNFGMLVRAWTYIRSLGAAGLRTVSETAVLNANYVRVMLKDIYPQAVDRICMHEVVLRGQIAGAPKDVRTLDIAKRLIDYGFHPPTIYFPLIVPEALMIEPTETESKQTLDRFIATMRKIAGEAVETPEVLHAAPTKAPVRRLDEVRAARQPILRYDAAAIARLQSE, from the coding sequence ATGAATAACGAAGAACCCCCAATCTTTACCTATTCTCAGCCGGGAAAGATTGGCGTCAATCTGCCAGCAGTTGGTGTGGAACCAGCTCCACTACCTGAACACTTGCTCCGCCAGGATGATCTGGCGGGCTTTCCCGAACTGACCGAACCAGAAGTCATTCGTCATTTCACTCGGATGAGCCAGCGCAACTATGCGATTGATACCGGGTTCTATCCGCTCGGTTCGTGTACGATGAAGTACAACCCCAAACTGCACGAAGAAGCAGCCCGCCTTCCCGGCTTTGCCGCCGCGCATCCACTGCAAGACGAAGAGCTTAGTCAGGGTGCGCTGCAGTTGATGTATGAATTGCAAAACTATCTTGCCGAGATCAGTGGGTTTGCTGCGGTCAGCCTCCAACCGGCCGCCGGCGCCCAGGGAGAATTAACCGGTATTCTGGTCTTTCGTGCATACCATCTCGAACGCGGCGATACACAGCGTACAGAGATACTGGTACCTGACTCGGCTCACGGTACGAACCCTGCCACAGCGGCAATGGCCGGACTAAAGGTTGTTGAGTTGAAGAGTGATGCACGTGGCAATGTCGATCTCAATGATCTGAAAGCCAAATTATCACCGCGTACCGCCGGGATGATGCTTACCAATCCCAACACCCTCGGCCTGTTTGAAGAGCACATCGTCGAGATTTGTCGTCTGGTGCACGAGGCTGGCGGGTTGATGTACGGCGATGGTGCGAACTTTAACGCGATTTTGGGCATCGCTAAGCCAGGAGAACTGGGTTTCGACTTCATGCACTACAACCTCCACAAAACCTTTACCACCCCTCACGGTGGTGGTGGCCCTGGTTCCGGGGCCGTTGGTTGTACTGCTGAGCTAGCCCCCTTCCTCCCCGGCCCACGAGTACGTCAGCGGGATGATGGCCGCTACGAGTTCTTTACCCCTGAAAAGAGCATTGGCCGGATGAAAGCCTTTCACGGCAACTTTGGTATGTTGGTACGGGCCTGGACCTACATCCGTTCATTGGGAGCTGCCGGCTTGCGAACGGTCAGTGAAACCGCGGTGCTCAATGCGAACTATGTACGGGTGATGCTCAAAGATATATATCCGCAAGCGGTTGATCGCATCTGTATGCACGAAGTGGTACTGCGCGGCCAGATCGCCGGTGCGCCTAAAGATGTACGAACCCTCGACATTGCCAAGCGGTTGATCGATTACGGATTCCATCCGCCGACGATCTACTTCCCGCTGATCGTCCCAGAAGCGTTGATGATCGAACCAACCGAGACCGAGAGCAAACAGACGCTTGATCGCTTTATCGCGACAATGCGTAAAATTGCAGGTGAAGCAGTCGAGACACCTGAAGTATTGCATGCCGCGCCCACGAAAGCGCCAGTGCGACGTCTCGACGAGGTACGCGCTGCTCGTCAACCGATTTTGCGGTATGATGCAGCCGCCATTGCACGCCTGCAGAGCGAATGA
- a CDS encoding Gfo/Idh/MocA family protein, which produces MIGIIGTGWGARVQVPAFRAAGLTITALAGSQLEKTRRIAQELSVPFATANWRELLQRDDVRLVSIVTPPYLHREMAEAALVAGKHVLCEKPTALHAAEAESMLNAAQQHREQLALIDHELRFLPAIQAARARVAAGDIGEVRAAEVRFFASSRADPQRLWDWWSDRSAGGGVLGAIGSHQIDLLRYILNDEVVSAQGLVQTFITQRPDTTGALRAVTSDDYTTATLRFARGTVATLTATVVVRINEPLTVTLYGSEGTLRFSNGRLTIGKNDTFDDLTPPHTIDIPPTLSGEFPQGTVYLGHALRAALAGERDAVAPAATFRDGLAIQRVIDAIAQQGELAARV; this is translated from the coding sequence ATGATTGGCATTATCGGTACCGGCTGGGGCGCACGAGTACAGGTACCGGCATTTCGCGCTGCTGGGCTGACGATCACAGCATTAGCCGGCAGTCAGCTTGAAAAAACGAGACGAATTGCGCAAGAGCTGTCAGTTCCATTTGCAACAGCCAACTGGCGTGAACTTCTGCAACGTGATGACGTTCGGCTGGTCAGTATTGTCACCCCACCGTACCTGCATCGCGAAATGGCTGAAGCGGCGCTCGTAGCCGGAAAGCATGTCTTGTGTGAAAAACCAACCGCACTTCATGCGGCAGAGGCCGAATCGATGCTGAATGCAGCGCAACAACATCGGGAACAATTGGCTCTCATCGATCATGAGCTACGCTTTTTACCGGCTATCCAGGCTGCTCGCGCACGAGTTGCCGCCGGTGACATTGGTGAGGTGCGAGCGGCAGAGGTACGCTTCTTTGCCAGCAGCCGCGCTGATCCGCAGCGCTTATGGGATTGGTGGAGCGATCGTTCTGCTGGTGGTGGCGTGCTCGGTGCGATTGGTTCACATCAGATCGATCTATTACGTTATATCTTGAACGATGAGGTCGTGAGCGCACAGGGTCTTGTGCAGACGTTTATCACCCAGCGTCCAGATACAACCGGCGCCCTGCGAGCCGTCACAAGCGACGACTACACAACCGCGACATTACGGTTTGCTCGTGGTACTGTCGCTACACTTACAGCTACTGTTGTCGTGCGGATCAACGAACCGCTGACGGTAACCCTCTACGGGAGCGAAGGAACATTGCGCTTTAGCAACGGACGCCTCACGATTGGGAAGAACGACACTTTCGACGACCTGACTCCGCCGCACACAATTGATATTCCACCAACGCTGAGCGGTGAATTCCCACAGGGAACAGTCTATCTTGGGCATGCACTCCGCGCCGCCCTGGCCGGAGAACGTGACGCTGTTGCACCGGCAGCAACTTTTCGTGATGGGCTGGCAATCCAGCGCGTGATTGACGCAATCGCACAGCAGGGGGAGTTAGCGGCAAGAGTATAA
- a CDS encoding lysophospholipid acyltransferase family protein, which produces MSLYRSRHIAARFVPTLFRMFVRLYVRPRVEGIEHVPLEGAFIIAANHTSHADTAVIYSVLPREVRARFVAAAAQDYFFQGGIMQFLSRILFNAIPIARDRRGGQDPLRHAARALREGYALLLFPEGTRSKTGEIGPFRSGIGRLIAEFPGTPVIPTYVGGTHRVMPKGKVIPRPYRVTVRFGEPLYLKAHPKLRATWQTAADEVREAIVQLSGATVAHSIGAAPDQGE; this is translated from the coding sequence ATGAGTCTCTACCGCAGCCGCCACATTGCGGCCCGTTTCGTGCCGACGCTGTTTAGAATGTTTGTGCGCCTATACGTGCGACCACGAGTTGAAGGGATTGAGCACGTTCCCCTGGAAGGCGCATTCATTATCGCAGCTAATCATACTAGTCATGCAGACACAGCGGTCATCTATTCGGTGCTACCACGTGAAGTACGTGCCCGCTTTGTGGCTGCCGCTGCTCAGGATTACTTCTTCCAGGGTGGGATCATGCAATTTCTCTCACGCATTCTGTTTAATGCTATTCCCATCGCCCGTGATCGCCGTGGCGGGCAAGACCCGCTCCGTCATGCCGCTCGAGCCCTTCGTGAAGGGTATGCGTTGTTGCTGTTTCCTGAAGGTACCCGCAGCAAAACCGGTGAAATAGGCCCATTTCGGAGTGGTATTGGTCGTCTCATTGCTGAGTTTCCCGGTACACCGGTAATTCCAACCTATGTTGGAGGCACACACCGGGTTATGCCAAAGGGAAAAGTAATTCCTCGTCCTTATCGGGTGACCGTTCGGTTTGGCGAGCCATTATACCTGAAGGCGCATCCCAAGCTGCGTGCAACTTGGCAGACTGCTGCCGATGAAGTGCGTGAAGCGATTGTCCAGTTAAGTGGGGCAACTGTAGCTCATAGCATCGGCGCCGCACCCGATCAGGGGGAATAA
- the gcvT gene encoding glycine cleavage system aminomethyltransferase GcvT, which translates to MLKRTPLYNAHIAMGARMVEFGGWEMPVQYRGIIEEHHAVRNRAGLFDISHMGRFMVRGPQAETFLQRMVTCDIRAIPLGHASYGLLCRPDGGIIDDVFLYHLPDEFMVVVNAANRAKDWDWFQQHIDGFEVEIEDRSERWAMLAIQGPQAEHLLAGAENSTTADIGSLPFHGVAMTTIFGQNALIARTGYTGEDGFEIFFEATHAERFWYGLLALGGNAVQACGLGARDSLRFEACLALYGHEIDETTNPYEARLGWVVKLDKGDFIGREALQAIKQTGISRRLVGFEMVGKGIARAGYQVQRLNGEPVGFVTSGMPSPTLGRPLGMAYVPTDLSSEGSEFDIIVRERPVRARVVKIPFYKPRYKR; encoded by the coding sequence ATGTTGAAACGAACTCCGCTCTACAACGCGCACATAGCTATGGGTGCGCGCATGGTCGAATTTGGTGGTTGGGAGATGCCAGTACAATACCGAGGCATCATCGAAGAACATCACGCTGTTCGCAACCGAGCCGGATTGTTCGACATCAGTCATATGGGCCGGTTTATGGTACGTGGGCCACAAGCCGAGACTTTTCTGCAACGAATGGTCACCTGTGATATACGAGCAATTCCGCTCGGCCACGCAAGTTATGGTCTGCTCTGTCGCCCCGATGGTGGCATTATCGATGATGTCTTTCTCTATCACTTGCCCGATGAGTTTATGGTCGTGGTGAACGCTGCTAATCGGGCCAAAGATTGGGACTGGTTCCAGCAACATATCGATGGGTTTGAGGTGGAAATTGAAGATCGTTCCGAGCGATGGGCAATGCTAGCGATCCAGGGTCCCCAGGCTGAACATCTGCTGGCAGGGGCAGAGAATTCAACAACCGCTGACATTGGATCGCTACCGTTTCACGGGGTAGCAATGACGACGATCTTTGGGCAGAATGCCTTGATTGCTCGCACCGGCTATACCGGTGAAGATGGGTTTGAAATCTTTTTTGAAGCCACTCACGCCGAACGTTTCTGGTACGGTCTATTGGCCCTCGGCGGAAATGCTGTGCAGGCTTGTGGCCTTGGTGCGCGTGATAGTCTGCGCTTTGAGGCCTGCCTTGCCCTCTATGGACACGAGATCGACGAGACGACCAACCCCTATGAAGCGCGCCTGGGATGGGTAGTAAAACTTGACAAAGGTGATTTTATCGGTCGCGAGGCGTTGCAGGCCATCAAACAGACGGGCATAAGCCGACGTCTGGTCGGGTTTGAGATGGTCGGAAAAGGGATCGCTCGCGCTGGTTACCAGGTACAACGGCTGAACGGTGAGCCGGTTGGTTTTGTGACCAGCGGTATGCCCTCGCCAACATTAGGACGCCCGTTAGGTATGGCATACGTTCCAACCGATCTCAGCAGTGAAGGAAGCGAATTTGATATTATCGTCCGTGAACGTCCAGTACGGGCACGTGTCGTCAAGATACCTTTCTATAAGCCGCGTTACAAGCGCTAG
- a CDS encoding helix-turn-helix transcriptional regulator has translation MAMAQQRALEPDDRRLALLCKALSHPARIQILRYILRHPGCIGNQILLHMPDDGPHAQSTISQHLRVLRDAGLIETYDDGAAVCHYVNPDSLVWLREYLEQL, from the coding sequence ATGGCTATGGCGCAACAACGTGCTCTCGAACCAGATGACCGTCGCTTAGCGCTGCTCTGTAAGGCGCTCAGCCATCCTGCGCGTATTCAGATTCTCCGCTACATCCTCCGACACCCCGGTTGTATCGGCAACCAGATTCTGCTTCACATGCCTGATGATGGCCCACATGCCCAATCAACCATCTCGCAACATCTGCGCGTCTTACGTGATGCCGGGTTGATCGAGACGTATGACGATGGGGCAGCGGTATGTCATTATGTCAACCCAGACAGTCTGGTCTGGTTGCGAGAATATTTAGAGCAGTTGTGA
- a CDS encoding CpXC domain-containing protein, which yields MPISYREQAQLTCPHCGADFDATVWLIVDATEEPEAAAALRREELNLVECPHCGKQGPAGAPLLYHDAQARRVIFAPAPGASDHEIREQARDLHALLVGSIEPEQRRPYLADVDIAQDMSGLALLLRRLDARRSPKQPSAPPPPPPTERSPLMTAIEALLAADSDTELEQVLAQHPELLDPAALATLNQLAEVAVAQGERAIAQSLRQARDILARMSHHEVAERLTTIPPAALQELLNAHSDAELEQVVARHPLLLRPEVDQLLAEEIEAALAADAERLAQMLETRRAMLAALRNAPASEAETDLEAAIEALLVAEDEETIAQVLDDYPVLLSETAEQALWEFAAEAKAGGDEELARHAIACRELLRRVRTGLEEDRS from the coding sequence ATGCCCATCTCGTACCGCGAGCAGGCCCAATTAACGTGTCCTCACTGCGGCGCCGATTTCGACGCTACGGTCTGGCTGATCGTTGATGCCACCGAAGAGCCGGAAGCTGCCGCAGCTTTACGGCGCGAAGAACTGAATCTGGTGGAATGCCCACACTGCGGTAAGCAAGGTCCTGCTGGGGCACCGCTGCTGTACCACGATGCGCAGGCCAGACGGGTGATTTTTGCGCCTGCTCCGGGCGCCAGCGATCACGAGATTCGCGAACAGGCTCGCGATCTGCATGCCCTGCTGGTTGGTTCGATAGAACCTGAACAGCGACGACCCTATCTGGCCGATGTCGATATTGCCCAGGATATGAGTGGCCTGGCGCTGCTGCTGCGCCGCCTTGATGCCCGTCGGTCGCCGAAACAGCCCTCAGCACCACCTCCGCCGCCACCGACGGAACGTTCACCACTTATGACGGCAATAGAAGCTTTGCTGGCCGCCGATTCGGATACCGAACTTGAACAAGTGCTGGCACAGCACCCCGAATTGCTCGATCCGGCGGCATTAGCGACGCTTAACCAATTGGCCGAGGTGGCCGTCGCTCAGGGTGAACGAGCCATTGCCCAGAGCTTACGCCAGGCTCGTGACATCCTGGCTCGGATGAGTCATCACGAGGTAGCTGAGCGGTTGACCACGATTCCGCCAGCCGCGCTGCAAGAGTTACTGAATGCCCACAGCGATGCCGAACTCGAACAGGTGGTTGCTCGCCATCCGCTTCTGCTGCGCCCCGAAGTTGATCAGTTGCTGGCAGAGGAGATTGAAGCGGCACTGGCTGCTGATGCCGAGCGGCTCGCCCAGATGTTGGAAACACGCCGGGCAATGCTGGCGGCGCTGCGCAACGCTCCTGCTTCCGAAGCTGAAACTGACCTGGAGGCGGCAATTGAAGCCCTACTGGTCGCCGAAGATGAAGAGACGATTGCCCAGGTCCTGGACGATTACCCCGTCCTTTTAAGTGAAACTGCCGAGCAGGCCCTTTGGGAATTTGCAGCAGAAGCGAAAGCCGGCGGCGACGAAGAGTTGGCCCGCCACGCGATAGCCTGTCGTGAACTGCTGCGCCGTGTGCGCACCGGATTGGAAGAAGACCGTTCATAG
- a CDS encoding MoaD/ThiS family protein, which yields MAVTITIPTALRQYTGGNASVSLEANDVGELIRGLVELYPALGRHLLDEHGRLRSFVNLYVGDEDIRYLDGEATPLRDGDTVSIIPAIAGGGRQ from the coding sequence ATGGCAGTGACAATCACTATTCCAACAGCATTACGCCAATACACTGGCGGTAACGCCAGTGTCAGTCTGGAGGCGAACGATGTAGGCGAGCTGATTCGTGGATTAGTCGAGCTGTATCCGGCACTGGGGCGCCATTTGCTCGATGAACATGGACGACTACGCAGTTTTGTGAACCTCTATGTCGGCGATGAAGATATTCGCTACCTTGATGGCGAGGCAACTCCCCTGCGTGATGGTGATACGGTCAGCATTATTCCGGCAATTGCCGGAGGAGGGCGGCAATGA
- a CDS encoding M67 family metallopeptidase — MTLIIPAKAAATIAAHAESTYPDECVGLLVGTLHGDQKTVLYVVTLENRWHGQVQLAATDDPHSRRDRFYLDPRDYLRVDREARSGGYEIIGCYHSHPDAAAIPSERDRIGAQAIGGSGFSFVIQSVQAGIASELRSWLLVSEGMQFIPEEVHVLTVAAGK, encoded by the coding sequence ATGACCCTCATCATTCCGGCCAAAGCAGCAGCTACTATCGCTGCGCACGCAGAGTCGACTTACCCTGATGAATGTGTCGGTCTGCTGGTGGGAACACTCCATGGCGACCAGAAAACCGTATTATACGTCGTCACGCTTGAAAATCGCTGGCACGGTCAGGTACAATTGGCCGCGACGGATGATCCCCATTCCCGGCGCGACCGTTTTTACCTCGATCCACGCGATTACCTACGAGTTGATCGTGAAGCCCGTTCTGGTGGGTACGAAATTATCGGTTGCTACCATTCCCATCCCGATGCGGCGGCTATCCCCTCTGAACGTGATCGGATTGGCGCCCAGGCTATCGGTGGTTCGGGGTTCTCATTTGTAATCCAGTCAGTACAGGCAGGCATCGCCTCTGAATTACGTTCGTGGTTGTTAGTAAGCGAAGGCATGCAATTCATTCCTGAAGAGGTACACGTTTTGACCGTTGCCGCCGGTAAGTAA
- a CDS encoding phosphotransferase family protein has protein sequence MVENVSLLQIERIVSRILPGTRIRDVAPLGTRSLLVTASDRQFVLRLPAGVDRWAGEALQTEALALRTLQAEIDLPLPSVLGETPAVGDDPPALALSYLSGTPLPEIITAIDEESRFAIGQSLAMVMARVHSYQAASYGQLQPNAIPTPTAQSPVPGADVAYLQQRVALAVSTAVAQNRMTTDQSDWLMRRLAEWLTTSARPACLVHGDLHPRRLIVRRRERDWRLVGVVGWGFAQTWRPGWDHATLQINFADPDYFGLRVGYGTTYNETTDRRYDQVREFALLPYRIALLLERDSVELALDIAASLDAVQSPPIVATPDDYGANSHE, from the coding sequence ATGGTCGAGAACGTTTCATTGTTACAAATCGAACGGATCGTTTCCCGCATCCTACCAGGAACGCGAATACGTGACGTTGCGCCACTCGGTACGCGCAGCCTGCTGGTTACGGCGAGTGACCGTCAGTTCGTGCTGCGATTGCCGGCTGGCGTTGATCGCTGGGCCGGTGAAGCGCTCCAGACTGAAGCCCTCGCCCTGCGCACGTTACAGGCCGAGATCGATCTACCCCTCCCTTCGGTCTTAGGGGAAACACCGGCAGTCGGCGATGATCCACCCGCATTGGCTCTGAGCTACCTGTCCGGTACTCCCTTACCAGAGATCATCACTGCTATCGACGAGGAATCACGCTTTGCCATTGGTCAGTCTCTGGCAATGGTTATGGCGCGTGTTCACAGCTATCAGGCTGCATCCTACGGTCAATTGCAGCCCAACGCTATCCCTACACCGACAGCCCAATCTCCTGTTCCCGGCGCTGATGTCGCCTACCTTCAGCAACGGGTGGCGCTGGCAGTCAGCACAGCAGTTGCCCAGAATCGGATGACAACCGATCAGAGCGATTGGCTTATGCGCCGCCTCGCCGAGTGGCTTACCACCAGCGCCCGGCCAGCTTGCCTCGTCCACGGTGATCTACATCCGCGCCGCCTCATTGTCCGTCGGCGTGAACGTGATTGGCGACTAGTAGGCGTGGTTGGTTGGGGTTTTGCCCAAACCTGGCGACCAGGATGGGATCACGCGACACTTCAGATCAATTTTGCCGATCCCGATTATTTTGGTTTGCGGGTCGGATATGGTACCACGTACAACGAAACGACGGATCGTCGCTACGATCAGGTACGTGAGTTTGCATTACTCCCATACCGAATCGCTCTTTTACTTGAGCGTGATTCGGTGGAATTGGCCCTAGATATTGCTGCCAGCCTTGATGCAGTTCAGTCGCCACCAATTGTAGCGACCCCTGATGATTACGGAGCAAACAGCCATGAATAA
- the gcvH gene encoding glycine cleavage system protein GcvH: protein MAYNTPADLRYAKTHEWVRQEGDEVVIGITDYAQHALGDVVYIELPAVGSTITAGESFGIVESVKASSDLYAPVSGEVVAVNTALESDQAPINSDPYGAGWMLRVRPSGESVELLDAEGYAAFVAEIEH, encoded by the coding sequence ATGGCTTACAACACTCCAGCCGATTTACGGTACGCAAAAACCCACGAGTGGGTTCGTCAAGAGGGGGATGAGGTCGTGATTGGAATCACCGACTACGCCCAACACGCACTCGGTGACGTGGTGTACATCGAATTGCCAGCCGTTGGCTCGACTATCACTGCTGGCGAGAGCTTCGGCATTGTTGAGTCGGTGAAAGCAAGTTCTGATTTGTATGCACCGGTCAGTGGTGAGGTTGTAGCAGTAAACACTGCCCTAGAAAGCGATCAAGCACCGATCAACAGCGATCCGTATGGTGCGGGCTGGATGTTGCGTGTACGTCCGAGTGGTGAGAGTGTAGAATTGCTTGATGCTGAAGGGTATGCAGCGTTTGTTGCTGAAATCGAACATTAG